One genomic segment of Ictalurus punctatus breed USDA103 chromosome 12, Coco_2.0, whole genome shotgun sequence includes these proteins:
- the LOC108272981 gene encoding uncharacterized protein LOC108272981 has translation MDSQIAKKNQSLTTAEEMRNHTKLVMQPYANWEEYLTPAPLSIAILGELVFISSNTDFSINKNPPKDGYKHIRYPDSFRACLMQVCNSGWGAFNEAHKNMDQIRLHTMAIPDYMKTAVKILFQNNDEVVQAHLPDQLENIRVIADDCLELANSTEKRFTDVINIIQELLEACVNAEYFYGEELVAVKKKLDEAKLRKQSSEEAAKCSEKVLKAMEEQLQEAHESYMEAMDSLPSGWEMMGMDLVAGLTESITSIVNGVTAIISQPVTQLCKASTKISDTLHYINSQQSAVDVVDVINIYSKSAEILMCSVNVQKLVHGNTINWNDLYDQKNKARVTDFQKNQFKRIKESLQKSPNCQAKIHSQTICDEGIAICEELAKYAPEGNCEDAKTKQLIERIRKLTESARSFDSKSKDITKSPALAPKPPMMYKEESKSEKVRASQRASENIRFRIEQSRAQLDKTTEAYEKSVENMEKNQKELTDILITMRNCELKKIDFNTTIKMLIKGMDAMGRVKEQWEKMVHFFQMVSNIVKTSLTRTLKDFVTTSEKTQALSYNSKLFSKDLLYNQAFQATNIASLVHMISATYTEVSTKHLMDRVSSLGKLMAMDKEKPEFHSERQQLQNSCDEAQKAILRLVLKNKDEFERKSAARLEKIDKELLAILPAAAPEEIKSIQAAVKSGFTAEEEADYF, from the coding sequence ATGGATTCCCAAATTGCAAAGAAAAATCAAAGCCTCACAACAGCTGAGGAGATGAGAAACCACACCAAGCTTGTGATGCAGCCGTATGCCAACTGGGAGGAGTATCTGACTCCTGCTCCACTCTCTATAGCCATCCTGGGAGAGCTGGTCTTCATCTCCTCTAATACAGATTTCTCCATTAACAAGAACCCACCTAAAGATGGCTACAAGCACATCAGATACCCAGATTCATTTCGTGCCTGCCTCATGCAGGTGTGTAACTCTGGCTGGGGGGCTTTCAATGAGGCCCATAAGAACATGGATCAGATTAGACTCCATACCATGGCAATTCCAGATTACATGAAGACAGCTGTGAAGATCCTGTTCCAAAACAATGATGAGGTTGTACAAGCCCACCTCCCTGATCAGCTGGAGAACATTCGTGTCATTGCAGATGACTGTCTTGAGTTGGCCAATTCAACAGAAAAGCGGTTCACTGATGTCATCAATATTATCCAAGAACTGCTGGAAGCATGTGTAAATGCTGAGTACTTTTATGGGGAGGAGCTGGTTGCTGTCAAGAAGAAACTGGATGAGGCCAAATTGAGGAAACAGTCATCAGAAGAAGCTGCTAAATGCTCAGAGAAGGTACTGAAAGCCATGGAAGAGCAACTTCAGGAAGCACATGAAAGTTACATGGAAGCAATGGATTCACTACCAAGTGGATGGGAAATGATGGGTATGGATCTTGTTGCAGGCTTGACTGAGAGCATCACATCTATTGTTAATGGAGTAACAGCCATAATTTCCCAGCCAGTGACCCAACTCTGTAAGGCTTCCACAAAAATTTCTgatacactacattacattaacaGTCAACAATCTGctgttgatgttgttgatgtaattaatatttatagcAAGTCTGCAGAAATCTTGATGTGCTCAGTGAATGTACAAAAGTTGGTGCATGGCAACACGATTAACTGGAACGACTTATATGATCAAAAGAATAAAGCTAGAGTAACAGATTTCCAGAAAAATCAATTCAAACGAATCAAGGAGAGTTTACAAAAAAGCCCAAACTGCCAAGCAAAAATTCATTCCCAAACAATATGTGATGAGGGCATTGCAATCTGTGAAGAACTAGCAAAGTACGCACCAGAGGGGAACTGTGAAGATGCCAAAACAAAGCAGTTGATTGAAAGGATCAGAAAACTAACGGAATCAGCTCGCAGTTTCGACAGCAAAAGTAAAGACATCACAAAGTCTCCTGCCCTGGCTCCCAAACCACCAATGATGTATAAAGAAGAAAGTAAATCTGAAAAGGTGAGAGCTTCACAAAGAGCATCAGAGAACATCAGGTTCCGCATAGAGCAGAGCCGTGCTCAACTGGACAAGACCACAGAGGCCTATGAGAAGAGTGTAGAGAACATGGAGAAGAACCAAAAGGAGCTGACTGATATCCTGATCACCATGAGGAACTGCGAGTTAAAAAAGATAGACTTTAACACCACCATAAAAATGCTCATCAAAGGTATGGATGCCATGGGGAGAGTGAAGGAGCAGTGGGAGAAGATGGTGCACTTCTTTCAGATGGTGTCCAACATTGTGAAAACCAGCCTGACCAGAACCCTTAAAGATTTTGTCACCACATCTGAGAAGACCCAAGCACTTTCCTACAACTCAAAGCTCTTCTCCAAGGATCTGCTTTATAATCAAGCCTTTCAAGCCACTAACATCGCCAgccttgtccacatgatctcaGCAACCTACACTGAGGTGTCCACCAAGCACCTAATGGATCGTGTCAGCTCTCTGGGGAAACTGATGGCCATGGACAAGGAAAAGCCAGAGTTTCATTCTGAGCGTCAGCAGTTACAGAACTCCTGTGATGAGGCTCAGAAAGCCATCTTACGCCTTGTGCTTAAGAACAAGGATGAGTTTGAAAGGAAGAGTGCTGCAAGACTGGAGAAGATTGACAAAGAGCTGCTTGCCATTCTCCCTGCTGCTGCTCCAGAAGAGATAAAGAGCATTCAAGCAGCAGTTAAAAGTGGATTCACAGCGGAAGAGGAAGCAGATTACTTCTGA